A stretch of the Bordetella genomosp. 8 genome encodes the following:
- a CDS encoding DUF1800 domain-containing protein, producing the protein MSVTTTRPPRADPATLGDDYPVPTPGQASRFLAQATFGPTPAEIDRVVRMGYAAWLDEQLNLPPSQTHFDWLLSIRADNEANKGNGINAPLESTLWRKFISAPDQVRTRVAFALSEIFVVGVSAITTNWPLFGAASFMDILAEHGLGDYRTLLGAVTLNVSMGCMLTYRGNRKEDPRTGREPDENYAREVMQLFTIGLYQLNPDGTIKLSKGKPIETYGNDDVRGLAKVFTGWDLSGSEENVAFHRRPMALNPALHSMSEKRFLGTVVPAGTGGVASMNKALDVLCNHSNVGPFVGTQLIQRLVTSNPSPAYVGRVAAVFADDGRGRRGNLRAVVRAVLLDPEARFPDLASPTWGKVREPIVRFAAWARAFGATSTDGKWAMPDTTDNTIRLAQSPMRSASVFNFFRPRYTPPGSPIAERGMVAPEMQITDETSVAGYLNFVAIYVDRGWEDLQTSYKAEVAVAHDTQALVDRVVLLMAGDAYDRGTAAEIARAVATIPADRPLDRVRAAITLVAATPDYLVQR; encoded by the coding sequence ATGTCAGTGACGACCACCCGGCCGCCTCGCGCCGACCCCGCTACCTTGGGCGATGACTATCCCGTGCCGACGCCTGGGCAGGCGTCGCGTTTCCTGGCGCAGGCCACGTTCGGCCCGACGCCCGCGGAAATCGATCGCGTGGTGCGCATGGGCTACGCGGCCTGGCTGGACGAGCAGTTGAACCTGCCGCCATCGCAGACGCATTTCGACTGGCTGCTGTCCATCCGGGCCGACAACGAGGCCAACAAGGGCAACGGCATCAACGCGCCGCTGGAATCGACCCTGTGGCGCAAGTTCATCTCGGCGCCCGACCAGGTGCGCACGCGGGTGGCCTTCGCCTTGTCGGAAATCTTCGTGGTGGGCGTGTCGGCGATCACCACCAACTGGCCCTTGTTTGGCGCGGCATCTTTCATGGATATCCTGGCCGAACATGGCCTGGGCGATTACCGCACGCTGCTGGGCGCGGTGACGCTGAACGTATCGATGGGCTGCATGCTGACGTATCGCGGCAATCGCAAGGAAGACCCGCGCACCGGTCGCGAGCCGGACGAGAATTATGCGCGCGAGGTGATGCAGCTGTTCACCATCGGCCTGTACCAGCTGAATCCGGATGGCACCATCAAGCTGTCCAAGGGCAAACCGATCGAGACCTACGGCAATGACGACGTGCGCGGGCTGGCCAAGGTGTTCACCGGCTGGGACCTGAGCGGCAGCGAGGAGAACGTGGCCTTCCATCGGCGGCCCATGGCGCTGAACCCCGCCTTGCATTCCATGTCGGAGAAACGTTTCCTGGGCACGGTGGTGCCGGCCGGAACGGGCGGCGTCGCATCGATGAACAAGGCCCTGGATGTGCTGTGCAACCATTCCAACGTGGGGCCCTTCGTCGGCACGCAGCTGATCCAGCGGCTGGTCACCAGCAATCCGAGCCCGGCGTACGTGGGCCGCGTGGCGGCCGTGTTCGCCGATGACGGACGCGGCCGGCGCGGCAACCTGCGCGCCGTCGTCAGGGCGGTGCTGCTGGATCCGGAGGCCCGCTTTCCCGACCTGGCTTCGCCCACCTGGGGCAAGGTGCGCGAGCCCATCGTGCGTTTCGCCGCCTGGGCGCGCGCCTTCGGCGCGACGTCGACCGATGGCAAGTGGGCCATGCCGGATACCACCGACAACACCATACGGCTGGCGCAGAGTCCGATGCGCTCGGCGTCGGTGTTCAATTTCTTCCGCCCGCGCTACACGCCGCCGGGCAGTCCGATCGCGGAGCGCGGCATGGTGGCGCCGGAGATGCAGATCACCGATGAAACGAGCGTCGCGGGCTATCTGAACTTCGTCGCGATCTACGTCGATCGTGGCTGGGAAGACTTGCAGACGTCCTATAAGGCGGAAGTTGCGGTGGCGCACGATACGCAGGCCCTGGTGGACCGCGTCGTGCTGTTGATGGCCGGCGATGCCTACGATCGCGGCACCGCCGCCGAGATCGCGCGCGCCGTGGCCACCATACCGGCCGATCGTCCGCTGGACCGCGTGCGCGCCGCGATCACGCTGGTGGCGGCCACGCCTGACTATCTGGTGCAGCGATGA